The following coding sequences lie in one Halomonas sp. 'Soap Lake #6' genomic window:
- a CDS encoding tape measure protein, translating to MNNNLTLSVTLTGDGRQLSGTLKTAQGDVREFGATTERESKKADTALTAPGRSAVTISENLREAGQEAQNFGSTTERESRKADTALTAPGRSAVTVSDHLREAGREAQNFGTTIEREGRKADASLTAPGRSATTVSEHLREIQREARAVGTETAQGSREANQALAQTGQEVQTTTNYFNTLRRAVGLALGAFSVRQLAGMADGWSDMQSVVGASIGDMSAAGDMMVRITDIANASYAPLQQTARTYASNVSSLRDLGRTADEAADYTESLNHMLVLTATRGQQAESVQNALSRAIAVGTLQTQGLETVLANGGEVAQALANQLGVTVSQLRGLATEGQITGDVIASALIGSLDDVRERAGEMPATIEDGFVRIGTSATRLVGELDQAMGVSEGIAGILIGAADMMSAAIDPLVDNIDNIQFAATAVAVVLAGRYVGALGVAITAKLAATQQTVAYQLALGRLAGISGTAAASQIALAGATRAAAGALALIGGPLGAAVIAGGAIYYFRNELNGTASQARSTAERVDDLTNAINTNSEAAVKAQLVSLTAQMFDLERQAISARAEVDRLTSGEGTSRRSGVLGIDTGQTGSQARAIEELGKISNEMDALGQSSDRLRSILAQLESSGVTPTVNSVRDLAAATTGSDKAAREAAAAAKQLTDATIAQAAAIEALRNRLVPHRSETVQLAQDQNTLNLAYAMGRITASEYLYMIGALQTAYIELGDKTDDVAEQISISVSTWTTVSENSIRRIDDAGSDLWLGLIDGSQNALDTVKRGFQQTLAEIAHMLTTQRLTVAVAGSLGFNTAGAGGVGGIGSSGGFGINPGGVGNAWRALQGGFNGIQWGGAGGAQAYGGGWANAATSGTGATGWMGGSMQNFSGMQGLAGAGAGFAGNYVGGQMFGQGKHSNTLGALGGLAGTYFGGPIGAFIGSGLGSALGGLFGGRSWNETGSGVSLGVSGGNITGNQFSEQHSKGGLFRSSRRRTQTSGLDSEFSGALQQVYDATEASLAATIEVLGFQSSALAGFTTGLTRIDTKGLNAEDAEAKIQEWLSNTLNALAIHSVGDVSQFAFGGETAIETVERLAVALGTLNPILEQLHGNTLAASLAGGDAASHLAELAGGLDAFSARADFYYQNILTEAERQERAMNAAAQAMGAFTARTGQVINSTDALRDLVDSIDLTTASGRELYNEAMNLAPALVEIERGLERIGQRFDQMLQDAESALADAEAQARRAYQVFDSQQFDMQIELLALMGDSESALALERERELASIDESLRPMRERIWAMQDEVTVQQNATTAARNYQRELSRVRDQLSQQFANIGNWLDQQQATSGSPETNLATAQEQLARQLVLAESGDRNALQNITQYAQQVLDANREYNASSAAGQRIQQDVYDAIAGLPAAINAEQFLADEIKAALREQTLGISTQLGDVLRGDNPSSIAANLAGYFTTLAGGIDGVLTRDQLAIVMSGKATDEQLTAIMRSVDLNGDGVISGLESVIIAGMPTDAVLGTVLRNKMSELDKNQLTHAQIRSALSPIASDAEIARLIREVDVNGDGMISQQELANQRLAGLAGGIGTTLAPMFDRIDLDASGLIDWNEFHSAFQGMASDDELRRIFDKLDADGSGTISRLEALNRSNEGTEANTDSMEKQARDQLRELNGLVSEMTRTTDQFVSLNTTMLSLRDAIIALGVAQDDIARIEEERAAAEQAERDRISNERTVSQYAAAASSHMAQSVDAIGRAQRGVDAVGMGSQEISEISKLIERYAGDDGLLQSSEYGALRDTIESMDPGHYRGVARTLALAARHASQAAFNERDAANVGVSGDDRVDAQGVNYWDLWQSHLRFAKGGVFTNSVVDEPTSFAMGLMGEAGPEAIMPLKRHSDGSLGVRAELPAFPQFSALNNSDIVETLRDLKREVQELRKENALLQAESNKHLAAANNQRGAVAKGQIGAIERGNRMLKKMEDEKRLEAAKR from the coding sequence GTGAACAACAATCTAACGCTTAGCGTCACTCTGACCGGCGACGGTCGTCAACTTTCGGGCACTTTAAAGACAGCTCAGGGTGACGTGCGGGAGTTTGGTGCCACAACTGAGCGGGAAAGCAAGAAGGCTGATACGGCACTCACGGCCCCTGGTCGTAGTGCCGTCACTATTTCGGAAAATTTACGCGAGGCAGGGCAAGAAGCCCAAAACTTCGGCTCCACTACCGAACGTGAAAGCCGCAAGGCTGATACCGCGCTCACGGCCCCTGGTCGCAGCGCCGTTACCGTTTCAGACCACCTGCGCGAGGCAGGACGGGAAGCCCAAAACTTCGGCACTACGATCGAACGTGAAGGCCGCAAGGCTGATGCCTCGCTAACGGCACCAGGCCGCAGTGCAACAACAGTTTCAGAACACTTACGCGAGATCCAACGGGAAGCACGCGCAGTGGGTACTGAAACGGCTCAGGGTAGCCGCGAAGCTAACCAGGCGCTGGCCCAAACAGGCCAAGAGGTCCAAACCACCACCAACTACTTCAATACGCTACGCCGTGCAGTGGGCTTGGCCCTGGGCGCGTTCTCGGTACGCCAGCTCGCGGGTATGGCCGATGGCTGGTCAGACATGCAATCGGTGGTCGGGGCGTCCATTGGCGATATGAGCGCGGCGGGCGACATGATGGTGCGCATCACGGATATCGCGAACGCCTCCTATGCCCCCTTGCAACAAACCGCCCGCACCTACGCTAGCAACGTTTCGTCGCTGAGAGATCTGGGGCGAACCGCCGATGAAGCAGCGGACTACACCGAATCGCTCAATCATATGCTGGTGTTGACCGCTACACGGGGGCAGCAAGCGGAATCCGTACAAAACGCCCTATCACGCGCCATCGCTGTCGGCACACTACAGACGCAGGGACTTGAGACAGTGTTGGCCAACGGTGGCGAAGTTGCCCAGGCGTTGGCGAATCAACTGGGCGTGACGGTGAGCCAGCTACGTGGGCTAGCAACTGAGGGGCAGATTACCGGCGATGTGATTGCCAGCGCACTGATCGGCTCACTTGATGACGTGCGCGAACGCGCCGGTGAAATGCCTGCGACTATCGAAGACGGGTTCGTGAGGATCGGCACGTCCGCCACTCGCCTCGTCGGCGAGTTGGACCAAGCCATGGGCGTGTCTGAAGGCATTGCAGGCATCCTGATCGGCGCTGCTGACATGATGAGCGCTGCCATTGACCCGCTGGTCGATAACATTGACAACATCCAGTTCGCCGCCACCGCCGTGGCCGTGGTGCTGGCTGGCCGTTACGTGGGTGCATTAGGCGTGGCCATCACCGCCAAGCTCGCCGCCACCCAACAAACAGTCGCGTACCAGCTTGCGCTTGGGCGTTTGGCCGGGATCTCCGGCACGGCTGCCGCGTCACAAATTGCGCTCGCAGGCGCTACCCGCGCCGCTGCTGGAGCACTGGCGCTGATCGGCGGCCCGCTGGGTGCAGCTGTAATTGCAGGCGGGGCGATTTACTATTTCCGTAATGAACTGAATGGCACGGCAAGCCAGGCTAGATCAACCGCTGAGCGTGTGGATGATCTCACCAATGCGATTAACACCAACAGTGAAGCCGCTGTTAAGGCTCAGTTGGTAAGTCTCACTGCACAAATGTTCGACCTGGAGCGCCAAGCAATATCTGCTCGTGCTGAAGTTGATCGTTTGACAAGTGGCGAGGGGACTAGCCGTCGATCTGGGGTGCTGGGTATTGATACTGGGCAAACAGGATCGCAAGCGAGAGCCATTGAAGAGCTCGGCAAAATCTCAAATGAAATGGATGCATTGGGTCAGTCATCTGATCGACTCAGGAGCATTCTTGCTCAACTTGAATCGAGTGGAGTAACTCCCACCGTTAATTCTGTTAGAGATTTAGCAGCCGCTACTACTGGTTCAGATAAAGCCGCCCGTGAAGCTGCCGCTGCCGCTAAACAGCTCACTGATGCCACTATCGCTCAAGCTGCTGCCATCGAAGCCCTGCGCAACCGACTAGTGCCTCATCGCAGCGAAACAGTACAGCTCGCCCAAGACCAGAATACATTGAATCTGGCATATGCGATGGGACGCATCACCGCCAGCGAATACCTATACATGATCGGTGCGCTGCAAACGGCGTACATCGAACTAGGGGACAAAACCGACGATGTTGCAGAGCAAATCAGCATCAGCGTTTCCACCTGGACGACGGTTTCCGAAAATTCCATTCGCCGTATAGACGATGCAGGCTCCGATCTGTGGCTTGGACTGATCGACGGTAGCCAAAATGCCCTGGATACCGTTAAACGTGGCTTCCAGCAAACCCTAGCCGAAATCGCGCACATGCTGACCACTCAGCGGCTGACGGTTGCTGTAGCTGGCTCGCTTGGGTTCAACACCGCTGGTGCCGGTGGTGTGGGAGGCATCGGTTCTAGCGGCGGTTTTGGCATTAATCCCGGCGGCGTGGGCAACGCCTGGCGTGCGCTGCAAGGCGGCTTCAACGGCATCCAATGGGGTGGCGCGGGTGGTGCTCAGGCCTACGGAGGAGGCTGGGCCAACGCGGCTACATCTGGCACCGGTGCCACTGGTTGGATGGGCGGCAGTATGCAGAACTTCAGCGGTATGCAAGGCCTAGCAGGCGCTGGGGCTGGGTTTGCAGGCAACTACGTGGGTGGTCAGATGTTTGGCCAAGGCAAGCATTCCAATACCTTGGGCGCCCTAGGTGGGCTGGCGGGCACATACTTTGGCGGGCCTATCGGTGCCTTTATCGGCTCCGGCCTCGGCTCGGCGTTGGGAGGTCTGTTCGGCGGTCGTAGCTGGAATGAAACCGGCTCCGGCGTCAGCCTTGGCGTTTCAGGCGGCAACATCACCGGCAATCAGTTTAGCGAGCAACACAGCAAGGGCGGGCTTTTCCGTAGCTCACGCCGCCGTACACAAACCAGCGGCCTGGATAGTGAGTTTTCAGGCGCTTTACAACAAGTGTATGACGCTACCGAAGCCAGCCTGGCCGCGACTATCGAGGTGCTGGGTTTTCAGTCATCAGCACTAGCTGGCTTCACCACCGGCCTTACCCGCATTGATACAAAGGGGCTAAACGCAGAAGACGCTGAGGCGAAGATTCAGGAGTGGCTATCTAACACGCTCAACGCCCTAGCAATCCACTCTGTTGGCGACGTGAGTCAATTCGCATTTGGCGGTGAAACAGCAATCGAAACTGTTGAACGCCTGGCCGTCGCCCTGGGCACACTCAACCCTATTCTAGAGCAGCTGCACGGCAACACCCTCGCCGCGTCCCTTGCCGGTGGCGATGCAGCCAGCCACTTGGCTGAGCTTGCCGGTGGGCTGGATGCCTTCAGCGCCCGCGCTGACTTCTACTACCAGAACATCCTCACTGAAGCCGAGCGCCAAGAACGTGCCATGAACGCTGCTGCGCAAGCCATGGGCGCGTTTACGGCCCGCACTGGCCAGGTAATCAACAGCACCGATGCACTGCGCGACCTGGTCGACAGCATCGACCTCACCACCGCTTCTGGTCGTGAGCTTTACAACGAAGCGATGAACCTGGCACCTGCCCTGGTGGAGATCGAGCGCGGCCTAGAGCGTATTGGCCAACGCTTTGATCAGATGTTGCAGGATGCCGAATCAGCTCTTGCCGACGCTGAAGCACAGGCCCGCCGTGCTTACCAGGTGTTCGACAGCCAGCAGTTCGATATGCAGATAGAGCTGCTCGCATTAATGGGTGATTCTGAAAGCGCCCTGGCCCTTGAGCGCGAGCGTGAACTTGCTTCGATTGATGAGTCACTGCGACCGATGCGTGAGCGTATTTGGGCCATGCAGGATGAAGTAACAGTTCAGCAAAACGCCACCACAGCAGCCCGCAACTACCAGCGTGAGCTCTCCCGCGTGCGTGATCAGCTCAGCCAGCAGTTTGCCAACATCGGCAACTGGCTAGATCAGCAGCAAGCTACCAGCGGTTCACCTGAAACTAACTTGGCCACCGCACAAGAGCAGCTCGCCCGCCAACTTGTGCTCGCTGAAAGTGGCGACCGCAATGCACTACAGAACATCACGCAATATGCGCAGCAAGTACTCGACGCCAACCGTGAGTACAACGCTAGCTCCGCTGCTGGACAGCGTATCCAGCAGGATGTCTATGACGCGATAGCCGGGCTACCTGCTGCAATAAACGCCGAGCAGTTCCTTGCGGATGAGATTAAAGCAGCGCTACGGGAGCAAACACTCGGCATCAGCACACAGTTGGGCGATGTGCTACGCGGCGATAACCCGAGCAGCATTGCGGCCAATTTGGCGGGCTACTTTACCACCCTGGCGGGCGGTATCGACGGTGTGCTAACGCGTGATCAGCTCGCTATCGTGATGAGCGGCAAGGCCACAGACGAACAGCTAACAGCAATTATGCGGTCGGTTGACCTCAACGGCGATGGCGTTATCAGCGGTTTAGAGAGCGTCATTATCGCAGGTATGCCGACCGATGCCGTGCTGGGAACCGTGTTGCGTAACAAGATGAGTGAGCTGGATAAAAATCAGCTGACCCATGCGCAGATCCGTAGTGCCCTATCACCCATTGCAAGTGACGCTGAAATAGCGCGGCTAATCCGCGAAGTTGATGTGAATGGCGATGGCATGATTAGCCAGCAAGAACTAGCTAACCAGCGCCTCGCAGGGCTTGCTGGCGGCATTGGCACAACGCTAGCGCCAATGTTCGACCGCATCGACCTGGATGCATCTGGGCTAATCGATTGGAACGAGTTCCACAGTGCCTTCCAGGGCATGGCAAGTGATGATGAGCTACGCCGGATTTTTGACAAATTGGATGCCGACGGCTCAGGCACCATCAGCCGTCTTGAGGCACTCAACCGTTCGAATGAAGGCACCGAAGCCAACACCGACAGCATGGAGAAACAGGCACGCGACCAACTGCGCGAGCTTAATGGTCTGGTCAGCGAAATGACCCGCACTACTGACCAGTTTGTTTCGCTCAACACAACAATGCTCAGCCTGCGTGACGCCATCATCGCACTAGGCGTTGCTCAAGATGATATCGCACGTATAGAAGAAGAGCGCGCTGCTGCTGAACAGGCAGAGCGCGACCGCATTAGCAATGAGCGCACCGTGTCTCAGTACGCAGCGGCAGCCAGCAGCCACATGGCGCAATCCGTTGACGCTATTGGCCGAGCCCAGCGTGGCGTTGATGCTGTAGGGATGGGTAGCCAGGAAATTAGCGAAATATCAAAGCTCATTGAACGCTATGCAGGCGACGATGGCCTTTTACAAAGCAGCGAATACGGCGCGCTGCGAGACACTATTGAGTCTATGGACCCGGGGCATTACCGGGGCGTTGCTCGTACGCTCGCACTCGCTGCG
- a CDS encoding DUF1799 domain-containing protein: protein MVKADIAALGITLAGELAEEAEEEEAAPGQFEVLPENWEAVQVFERCSRQWRYKGLDEVIGLDLTPVISVLSLYELTPAEGLERLDQVQLIERGALSVMKQPRN from the coding sequence TTGGTCAAGGCCGACATCGCAGCCCTGGGCATCACCCTCGCTGGCGAGCTGGCCGAAGAAGCCGAGGAAGAGGAAGCCGCTCCGGGTCAATTCGAGGTACTGCCCGAAAACTGGGAAGCCGTGCAGGTATTTGAACGCTGCTCACGCCAGTGGCGATACAAGGGGCTGGATGAGGTGATCGGCCTGGATCTGACACCGGTTATCAGTGTGCTGAGCCTCTACGAGCTGACCCCAGCAGAGGGGCTTGAGCGGCTGGATCAAGTGCAGTTGATTGAGCGCGGCGCGCTCAGCGTCATGAAGCAACCCCGCAACTAA